Proteins from a single region of Rana temporaria chromosome 5, aRanTem1.1, whole genome shotgun sequence:
- the LOC120939567 gene encoding E3 ubiquitin/ISG15 ligase TRIM25-like translates to MASTELKEELNCSICLSIYTDPAMLNCGHNFCRVCISRVLDTQEGNGLFTCPECRAEFQTRPALQKNMKLCNIVECFLSSRPVQEHAGIFCTYCVHSPVAAVKTCLQCETSLCDVHLQAHSKLVEHTLTEPTTSLENRKCPVHKKLLEYYCPEDATCICVSCCAFGDHRGHQVALLYEASKKKKEKLKLVMTRLTSKTAETEKRVQSLQEHRQKAEENAAALTERVDLLFTEMREQLEVLEKRVLKEITSQEEQVSQHVSDLIQQLEMEKEELTKKMRHIEELCGITDPLTVLQGRGDVGHDDEEGDAEDRKRDDKKVHPICDLDEGLISVILHSSLKDIVTCLKSKHGFNMQVASDMLLDVNTAGDYVAVSRNLKMASWSETKQCRPKTPERFVNYHILSLRVFTTGQNYWEVETSEAGYWMVGLAYPSIERKGDRAVTGYNKKSWCLRMSDKTHSAIHDSKINPLYPESAVQRLGIYLDYEAGRLSFYQLSDTIRHLHTFIAHFTEPLHAAFCVYNHSWIRIKS, encoded by the coding sequence ATGGCTTCGACTGAGCTGAAAGAGGAGCTGAACTGTTCCATCTGCCTGAGCATCTATACAGATCCTGCCATGCTGAACTGCGGCcacaacttctgccgggtctgtatTAGCCGGGTCCTGGACACCCAAGAAGGAAACGGGCTCTTCACCTGTCCTGAATGCCGGGCTGAATTTCAGACTCGACCCGCTCTACAGAAGAACATGAAACTCTGCAACATCGTCGAGTGCTTCCTGTCCTCGCGACCGGTGCAAGAGCATGCCGGGATATTCTGCACCTACTGCGTCCACTCCCCTGTCGCCGCGGTCAAGACGTGCCTGCAGTGCGAGACCTCGCTGTGCGACGTCCACCTCCAGGCGCACAGCAAGTTGGTGGAGCACACCTTGACCGAACCCACTACGTCCCTGGAGAACAGAAAATGTCCCGTGCACAAGAAGCTCCTGGAGTACTACTGCCCCGAGGACGCCACGTGCATCTGCGTTTCCTGCTGCGCCTTTGGAGACCACCGGGGACACCAAGTGGCGCTCCTCTACGAAGCCTccaagaagaagaaagagaagctGAAACTGGTGATGACAAGGTTGACCTCGAAGACGGCGGAGACAGAAAAACGAGTGCAGAGTTTGCAAGAGCACAGGCAGAAAGCGGAAGAGAACGCGGCCGCCCTCACGGAACGGGTCGACCTGCTGTTTACGGAGATGCGGGAGCAGCTGGAGGTCTTGGAGAAGAGAGTCCTCAAGGAGATCACCAGCCAAGAAGAGCAGGTCTCCCAACATGTGTCCGACCTCATCCAACAACTGGAGATGGAGAAGGAGGAGCTGACTAAGAAAATGCGCCACATCGAGGAGCTCTGCGGCATCACCGACCCTCTGACTGTCTTGCAAGGAAGAGGTGACGTCGGCCACGACGACGAGGAGGGCGATGCGGAGGATAGAAAGAGGGACGACAAAAAGGTTCACCCCATCTGCGACCTTGACGAAGGTCTGATTTCCGTGATCTTACATTCTTCCCTGAAGGACATTGTCACGTGTCTAAAGTCCAAACACGGCTTTAACATGCAGGTGGCCTCAGACATGCTCCTGGACGTGAACACGGCGGGGGACTACGTGGCCGTGTCGCGGAATTTAAAAATGGCTTCCTGGTCGGAGACCAAGCAGTGCCGCCCCAAGACGCCCGAGAGGTTCGTGAACTATCACATTCTAAGCCTCCGGGTTTTCACAACGGGGCAGAATTACTGGGAGGTGGAGACCAGCGAGGCCGGGTACTGGATGGTGGGGTTGGCCTATCCCAGCATAGAACGCAAAGGGGACCGGGCCGTGACGGGCTATAACAAGAAATCGTGGTGTCTACGCATGTCCGATAAAACTCACTCGGCCATCCACGACTCCAAGATCAACCCCTTGTACCCGGAGTCGGCCGTGCAAAGATTGGGGATTTATCTGGATTACGAGGCTGGCCGACTTTCCTTCTACCAGCTCAGCGACACCATTAGGCATCTGCACACCTTCATTGCCCACTTCACGGAGCCCCTCCATGCCGCCTTCTGTGTTTATAACCATTCATGGATCAGGATTAAGAGCTAA
- the SELENON gene encoding selenoprotein N, whose product MRPADVGCLCEGCRASHSGWREGDMTTDLRKRKKDKETQNGVHQENVDKEESKEEKDPLFWYKVFKRTTIVFFAIALLIGVKLYRDNELVRQQEAALRALGTEGLFLFSSLDTNKDMYISPEEFKPIAERLTGITPVSDYEEEEDLDPNGETLSVTAHFQPLLMETMTKSKDGFLGITNSALSGLRNWTVPVTPTTIFFAKQFKAFLPPKHKLDLGDPWWIIPSELNIFTGYLPNNRIYPPPPKGKEVIIHKLLSMFHPRPFIKTRFAPQGSVACIRAIGDFYYDIVFRIHAEFQLNEPPNYPFWFSPGQFAGHIVISKDGSHVRSFKMYVPNNRTLNVDMEWLYGASESSNMEVDIGYLPQMETKSMGPSIPSVIYDENGDVIDSRSSNGEPLEFVFDEIIWQSEISAKEAAKKLEVTMYPFKKVSYLPFTEAFDRAFAEKKLVHSVLLWGALDDQSCUGSGRTLRETVLESLPVLALLNESFVSSWSLVKELEEFQNNQENKLYATFASLHLEKYNFPVEMMICLPNGTVVHNINANYFLDITSVKPEDVDTSLFSFADGLEDVSTSTYVKFLREGLEKAKPFLDL is encoded by the exons ATGAGGCCAGCAGATGTGGGCTGCCTGTGTGAAGGGTGCAGAGCTTCTCATTCTGGCTGGAGAGAGGGAG ATATGACCACTGACCTTCGGAAGAGGAAAAAAGACAAGGAGACGCAAAATGGCGTGCATCAAGAAAATGTGGACAAAGaagaaagcaaggaagaaaaggaTCCCTTGTTTTGGTATAAAGTCTTTAAAAGAACAACTATTGTTTTCTTCGCAATTGCTCTGCTAATTGGGGTAAAGCTGTACCGTGATAATGAACTGGTGAGGCAGCAGGAGGCAGCTCTTCGGGCACTTGGCACAGAgggtcttttccttttttcttccttgGATACCAACAAGGATATGTACATAAGCCCTGAGGAGTTTAAACCTATAGCTGAAAGACTCACGGGAATTACCCCAGTTTCAGACTACGAAGAGGAGGAGGACCTTGATCCCAACGGAGAAACTCTGTCAGTGACTGCCCATTTCCAGCCTCTACTCATGGAAACCATGACCAAGAGCAAGGATGGCTTTTTAGGTATTACCAACAGCGCTCTTTCGGGATTGAGAAACTGGACTGTCCcagtaacaccaactactatTTTCTTTGCCAAGCAGTTTAAAGCCTTTCTCCCGCCAAAGCACAAACTGGATCTAGGAGATCCTTGGTGGATTATTCCAAGTGAGTTGAATATCTTCACAGGGTACCTGCCTAATAACCGAATTTATCCACCTCCTCCAAAGGGAAAAGAAGTTATCATACATAAACTGTTGTCCATGTTTCATCCACGTCCATTCATAAAAACCAGGTTTGCTCCTCAAGGCTCGGTGGCTTGCATCCGAGCCATTGGTGACTTCTATTATGACATTGTTTTCCGGATTCATGCCGAGTTTCAGCTTAATGAACCACCCAATTATCCTTTTTGGTTTTCTCCAGGTCAATTCGCTGGTCATATCGTCATTTCCAAAGATGGATCTCATGTGAGATCCTTCAAGATGTATGTCCCTAATAACCGGACTTTGAATGTCGATATGGAATGGCTGTATGGAGCAAGTGAAAGCAGTAATATGGAAGTGGACATTGGCTACCTGCCTCAGATGGAAACAAAGTCCATGGGTCCCTCTATCCCTTCAGTCATCTATGATGAGAATGGAGATGTCATCGACAGTCGTAGCTCCAACGGCGAACCTCTAGAGTTTGTATTTGATGAAATTATTTGGCAGTCTGAAATAAGTGCGAAGGAAGCTGCCAAAAAGCTTGAAGTCACCATGTACCCGTTTAAGAAGGTGTCCTACCTTCCTTTCACTGAAGCTTTTGATCGAGCCTTTGCTGAAAAGAAACTTGTGCACTCCGTCTTGCTTTGGGGTGCCTTGGACGATCAATCCTGCTGAGGTTCGGGGCGAACTCTCCGGGAGACCGTCCTGGAGAGTTTGCCCGTTCTCGCTTTGCTCAACGAGAGCTTCGTCAGCAGTTGGTCGCTGGTGAAGGAACTCGAGGAGTTTCAAAATAATCAGGAAAATAAACTGTATGCAACATTTGCTTCTCTTCACTTGGAGAAGTACAATTTCCCCGTGGAAATGATGATCTGTCTTCCCAATGGAACCGTAGTCCACAACATCAATGCCAACTACTTCTTAGATATCACTTCTGTGAAGCCAGAGGACGTGGACACCAGCTTGTTCAGTTTTGCTGACGGCTTGGAAGATGTATCGACTTCCACTTATGTGAAATTCCTGAGAGAAGGGCTTGAGAAAGCAAAGCCGTTTTTGGATTTATAG